CACACTCCATCGCCAAAAGATAGAGTTGGTTTTCGGCCATGATCACCCGCCCTTTAAAGTAGACCTCTTTCGACTGGATAAAGAAGTCGAGCGCTTTATGTCCGTGTACAGTGGTCAGATCGGCAAAGATCAGCTCATTGTCATGGTTTTGTGTCACAAGACCATTTAAGAAGCTTTCTAGGCTCATCTCCGCATGTTCCTCGGTGACAAATGGAGGATACTGCGCAATAAGCATCATGTAAACCGCTTTTTTCTCATGGGCCGCTACATAGACATCGTAGCGGAGGTTGTACCCCTCTTCAGGAAACGGCATCACTTGCTTTACATGCTCAGGGGAAGAAGGAAGTGAAACCATACACTTTCCATAAACCGAGTGGAATTTCTTCCAACTCACCGCTTCTTCCTGTTTCTGATTTCTTGCTACCAGATGAACCGGTGCTGCTAGAGCTGTTTGAAAGCTCCCCCCCATAAGCAGCACCGCTCCTGTCATCGCAAGCGCTTTTTTTCTAAAGTGTGCAAACATATTCCCCCCTATTACTATGTTGCTAAGGTCGAAACGACCCAACCTACGAGGAATAGAAGGATAGAGACAGTCAGCACTGATAAAAATACATTCAGCAATGCCATCCATGCAGAAAACCCTTGTACTTCCCCTAAAGCATGTAAAAAAATTACAAATCCCCAGACTCCCAAAATCAACTGTCCTATCCCAGCAACCGCGTTAATCGTTGCCGCGACTCCCATAAGATGCTTTTCATACCCCGGTACAAAAAGATTATTCCCATAACAGAGAATTAATCCTGCCCAAATCACCAAAGAAACAGCCATTGGCACGCTTGCCCAATAGGTAGCGGTCCGGATGTGTCTAAAACTCCCCTTTCCCTTGATCAGTTTCCCCAGCACAAAAAAGAAAAAGCTCGTCACATTAAACAGAAGGTAACCGACCGGAATCGCTAAAATCGCTGCCAAAATCAAAATCACGATAAGAGAGCTTGCCCTTCCTAAAGCTAGAAACTGAGAGGCTTGCAGTAAGTACTGGAACCCATAAATCGCGCAAAATGTTGCAAACCGATAGTTTGGATTGTGCTGAGTTAGTGTCCGAATGGTTTGCCGTGGTCTGACCCACATACTGAGCCATGGATTACACCCTAGCACCCGGCGATCGGTATTTTCACTCATATTTGACCCCTCTTTTGAACGCCCTTTGCCCTCCAAAAATTTCGCCTTGTCTTATGGACAATGTTCTCAATTTTAGGAAAGCAAATGCCGCTAAAATAGGCGCACAAATATTGGCAAAAATATCGATCGCCGTGTGCTTTTTCTTTATTCATATCGTTCCCTCAAGCTCTTTTTCCTTGCCACCCTCATCTTTAATCTAGCTCAAAAAAATTAATTTGGCAATAAAAAACTACATAAAAATGTAATTTAAAAATAAAAACAAAGCTGAACGTTTTATTTACATAATATATTGAAAATAGAGAACTAAGAGAAGCGAGGTAAAGACGGGAAACTTAACCGGTTTATAATCAAAAGTCTTATGAAAGATATTAAAAAGACAAAGGATGAGTAGAGAGGGGTACATCACCTGAAGGATGGGGGCAAGGAGACGCACGATCCCCGTAAACTCTAAGGTGGACACCAAGGCTGCAATAGTGAGAACCACAAGGAGGGATAACTCGTAGGAAATCCGTCCCTTAGAGATTCTTTTTTGCAAGAACTCAGCGCAGACAACGGTTAAGGCGATCGCTGTTGTTAAGCAAGTTAGGGCGATGGAGACGCAGACGATAAGGCCAGCGTGGTGTCCTAGGACGACCTGGCCGATCCGCCCGAGGAGCTGCTCAGCTCCCACACCGTCGAGGGAGAGGCTATGGAAGGCGGCTACATAGCTAAATCCAATATAGATTCCGCCGAGGAGTCCGGCACCGATCAAGCTCGCTTTAAAGACCGGGAGGAGAAGACTTTTTTTCTCTCCTGCCTGCTCCTTCAGCTTGCTGTAGACAAGGGAGGAGAAGAAGAAGGCCGCTAGGAGATCCATTGTGTTATACCCTTCCTTTAAGCCATAAAAGAAGGGGTGAGAAACCTGAGAAGAGCCAACTGGGTCGGTTGATGAGAAGAAGACCCCTTTAACGATGATGGCTACGAGGAAGAGGAGGAGGACTGGGGAGAGGACGCTTCCGATGAGGTCGATGATCCGACTTCTCTTCCAAGAGCACAGGAAGAGGATGGCGCAGCTGATGAGGCTAAAGGTGAGTAGGTGGAGACCTGAAAAATAGACTTTCAGCGTTGAGTAGGTCAAGGTGATGCAGCGGGGGATGGCTCCGAAGGGGCCGATCATGCTGAGCAAGATGATGATCACAATGGTTCCGGGCCATTTTCCGATCCGGCTGAAGAAGCTTTCATAATTTCCTTCAAAGAGGGTAATGGAAAAGAGGCCGCTGAAAGGGACCAAAACGGCAGTGAGGATCAGTCCCAGGAGGGCCCAGATGAGGCCTCCTTCAACGGTTTGGCCGATGACAAGGGGGAAGGTGATGTTTCCGGCGCCGAAGAACATAGAAAACATTGCCAGACCGATAGATAAAGATTTATTTTTCATGCACCTATTCTACTCCATAGAAAAATAATAGGCAAGACTGAGGGCGATGGTTTTTTTAATCTAAATTTTGGCATGGTTCAAAATACAGCATGCTGAGGTAACACTTCCCGAAATATGGAGGCCTTTCCACTTTATGTAGTTAATCGGGAGTATTTAGGAGAAAGATGCGTCGGGGGCAAGCCCCCTGCTGCCCCCTTGAGCTTCAACCTGGCAAGCCAAATCGACCCTCCTCGGGGGGCCGTGCAAAGCACTGTTCCGCCCCTCGTTCAGATCAATTTTGCATAGCCATCTTGAAGCCGTGGACACTTCACGACGCAGCTTTTCTTCGCCTTCGGCTCCGAAGCTGTGTTGGTTCAGTGAATTTTTTTGTTATACCCAAACAAGCTCAAGAATTGGTTTTAGGCAACGCGAAAGCTGTCGAAATTCGTCGATCCTAAGTGGCTAAAAACCTGGAAAAAAAACTTGGTCCTTCGTGAAAGATGTGCAAGGTTTTCTAGGAAAAAACCTTTCCAGCGAACTGACATGGCTTCGGAGCCAAAGGCGAAGAAAAGCCATGCGGTGAGCTGTCCGCGGCTTCAGGGCGAACCTGTAAAATTGGCATGAAGGAGAGGCCTGTCTAGGGCTTCGCCCAGACCCCCGACTGAAGGTCCGATTTGACTGTTCGCTTAGCCCCTGGTTGGAGGACAGGAGCGTTTAGATGGATTTTCGATTTTTTGCGAGAAAGTGAGCCTTGCGACGACCCCATAGCCGGTAGGCGCTATTGGGGAGGAGCAAGATCTCTTTATCGGGAAAAAGAAAAAGCCAGATAAATGCTCATGCCCTCTATCCAGGGGCCTAGCTCAAGGGGCAGAGGGGGCGCAGCCCCGACGAATCTCTATATGGATTAATGGAGTTTTCCACCGGTTTAACACCTAAGCCCCTCTCCAAACAAACCATTAAACTTACATTAACTAAAATTAAATGACATGTTTCAAGGCTTGGGTGAGCTCAGGGTAGTGGAACATATAACCAGTCTGCAAGAGACATCGAGGCTCCGCGCGGGTGCTGGTTAGAAGAAGCTCCTTCCCCTTTTGCCCCATAAGAAGACGGACGACAAGCTCAGGAAGCGGAGGTCCCACCCACCTTTTCAACCGCTTGGCTAGCTTCTTGGCAAGAATATCATTGGGAACCGGATTGGGGGAAACCACATTGACCGCCCCATGAATCGTTGGGGTCATCATCACATGATAGAGCGCTCCCACAACATCATCGATCGCCACCCAGCTCACATACTGGTGGCCATCTCCAATCTTTCCCCCAAGCCCCCATTTAAAAGGGAAAAGCATTTTCTTAAGGGCACCCCCTGCAGAACTCAATACCACCCCAAAGCGGGTATGAGCTACCCGAACCCCCTTTTCTTCTAACTCTTTTCCTGCCCGCTCCCACTGCTCACAAATCTCAGTAATGAAAAGTCCTTTACCAGAACCCGAGGCTTCATTCACGAGCTCATCTCCTCGGTTTCCATAATAACCCACTGCTGACGCGCAGATAAAAGCCTGGGGCGGATTTTTCAGTTTTTTAAGAATCTGGACAAGATTTTCCGTTCCCTTCGCTCGACTATCAATGAGCCGCTTCTTTTTCTTCTTGGTCCACCACCCTTTACCAATGCTTTCCCCTGCTAAGTGGATCACCACATCAAACCCTTCAAACTCGTGGAGCTGACACTCCCCTGTCCTCGGATTCCAACAAACACTTTTTTCCTCATTACTCTCCTGTCGCGATAGCTGCCACACATCATGCCCTGCAAACTCAAGGAAATAGGCAACCTCTTTTCCGATCAGTCCATGGGAACCACTGATAAGAATTTTTAGCGGCTCTTTAAAAGGATACTTTTGAAGCATTCCAATATCATGGTCAATCACTTGATGCTTATACTCTAAGATGCTAACCAGGTATTTTTTAACAATAGAGCAAACAAGACTGGAGTAAAAACTCTTCTGAACAAACTCAAAGCCATCAATCACCTCAGAAGTGTGGTTACCTTGAGGAGTGATTTTCATTTCATAGTAGTGTTGTCGAAGAAGCCCTTTTTTTAAAAAGGCTGATAAGTGCTCATTAGCTTTGAATTCAGCGTATTCAAAACTAAGAGTTGTCCAAAAAAATGGAGCTATCCTTACCCGAAAAGAAAGCTCTGACCCTTTCGCCTCGGGACGTCCATTGGAGTTAAGAACCTGAATCTTTTC
This DNA window, taken from Candidatus Neptunochlamydia vexilliferae, encodes the following:
- a CDS encoding TIGR01777 family oxidoreductase, with amino-acid sequence MAKKCKFKIRSLVNRSAKEIFDWHVRPRVLERSIPPYEKIQVLNSNGRPEAKGSELSFRVRIAPFFWTTLSFEYAEFKANEHLSAFLKKGLLRQHYYEMKITPQGNHTSEVIDGFEFVQKSFYSSLVCSIVKKYLVSILEYKHQVIDHDIGMLQKYPFKEPLKILISGSHGLIGKEVAYFLEFAGHDVWQLSRQESNEEKSVCWNPRTGECQLHEFEGFDVVIHLAGESIGKGWWTKKKKKRLIDSRAKGTENLVQILKKLKNPPQAFICASAVGYYGNRGDELVNEASGSGKGLFITEICEQWERAGKELEEKGVRVAHTRFGVVLSSAGGALKKMLFPFKWGLGGKIGDGHQYVSWVAIDDVVGALYHVMMTPTIHGAVNVVSPNPVPNDILAKKLAKRLKRWVGPPLPELVVRLLMGQKGKELLLTSTRAEPRCLLQTGYMFHYPELTQALKHVI
- the brnQ gene encoding branched-chain amino acid transport system II carrier protein yields the protein MKNKSLSIGLAMFSMFFGAGNITFPLVIGQTVEGGLIWALLGLILTAVLVPFSGLFSITLFEGNYESFFSRIGKWPGTIVIIILLSMIGPFGAIPRCITLTYSTLKVYFSGLHLLTFSLISCAILFLCSWKRSRIIDLIGSVLSPVLLLFLVAIIVKGVFFSSTDPVGSSQVSHPFFYGLKEGYNTMDLLAAFFFSSLVYSKLKEQAGEKKSLLLPVFKASLIGAGLLGGIYIGFSYVAAFHSLSLDGVGAEQLLGRIGQVVLGHHAGLIVCVSIALTCLTTAIALTVVCAEFLQKRISKGRISYELSLLVVLTIAALVSTLEFTGIVRLLAPILQVMYPSLLILCLFNIFHKTFDYKPVKFPVFTSLLLVLYFQYIM
- a CDS encoding YIP1 family protein is translated as MSENTDRRVLGCNPWLSMWVRPRQTIRTLTQHNPNYRFATFCAIYGFQYLLQASQFLALGRASSLIVILILAAILAIPVGYLLFNVTSFFFFVLGKLIKGKGSFRHIRTATYWASVPMAVSLVIWAGLILCYGNNLFVPGYEKHLMGVAATINAVAGIGQLILGVWGFVIFLHALGEVQGFSAWMALLNVFLSVLTVSILLFLVGWVVSTLAT